The genomic stretch CAGTCCTTGACAATCACAGAATGGCACTCGTCACCCCAAAAAATCCTAAACATGGATTAACACCTTCAGAGATAACCACTATGTTGTTGCTGGATTTTGATTAATACATGCATTATTTACGAATTAAATGCAAGATTAACCAAATATCAGCTCAATGATTTaagtatttatgtttatttttaatgttattgaacttttttgggggggggggttggaaaAGAATTttggcaaaagaaaaaaaaaaggctttatatATCGACTCTTGACAAATGTGCAATGATGACtatgcaatgtaatgtaattttcatgtttaagtgtaaaaataatcactctcatttttgtaattaatGCCTAAAAAGTATAAACAGTACCATTTCATTAAATGCAAATTTGATAGCACACAGGTGTAATTATTGGTCATTTATTGCTTTCAGCTATTCAGTCATTCACTGGTATTGAGTGTGCGTCACATAGCAGATAATACGGAATAAGGGCCGATGTTCCATCCAGTGCTTGAGGTGCAAGAAACGACCGGTCTCTGTGTGAGCTTACTAGCCTCTCAGCTTCAGGGACTCGAACCAGCTTTGCGTCCTCAGGCTGACTGAGCCTCTTTCTGTCGTCACTTTAAGCCGCTGCTCCACCGGACAATCAGTGTTCATGTAGCCTGAGAGAGtgaaagataataatgcttacTTTCAAATACAGTAGGTACTTAGTGAACAATATGTCTGTTACTGTGGTTGTAGTTGGCGTCCAGAGCTGTTTGCACCACTCAAGTTGCTGAATATTACAATACATCCCATCATCTCACAGCACTTTCAGGATACCACGCAAGTACACCCCCTAGCGGTTGGGATAGCATCACGGTAATCTGATTGGACGTTTAATAAGTGTTTGTCATGTCATGCCATAACATAGACACATACATGTAAATCAGGAATGTCCAAACTACGGCCCGCCATCCATTTTAACTTGCCCATATCAAagtataaaactataattgacTATGAACCACACACAACATGTACATCACTGTTTTGTACTTCTTAGTTTAAACACGAAGTGGAGCTACTGTCTTGAACAAGGCAGAGTCGCCACAAAGAAATTGATTACAGAATGAAATTGTTCAGGTTAACCAGAAATGGCGGAACCAAAGTGATTTAAAAGATTTCAAGCTTGCATATGCTTCCTTGAGGCTGTATCTGTGTACGACATTACTCCCTTTCCACGAGGCGATGGCTCAAGCCGGGGGAAGGTGTGCAGAGTCCGGACGCAGGCTGGTAGGTACAGATTatttttttgctcaaatgtgaCCATTATCTTATTTTTCCCTGTCAATGCAAACACtacaattctgactttttcaaatgcgacccaTGCCTTGTTCGTAGATATAAATCCCATATGTATCCATCGTGTATACGTGTATACCAAGACTTGGGGCAAGATAATCGCAGGCGtaaacaaaactttttcttgtcattcgaaaatgatttttaaaatgtcccACCACAcctggctccgacatccacccgCACGCTCCTCGCAACAGTTCACCACAAACCTCCCTCGCAtttacttctgtaaacacaCTGCAATGAATGTGACATCGTGTTTTGTGCACATGTGCATCACTTCCCTACCCTGCAGTAGTTGTTGctgtagtaatactgtagtagtcgtAGCATTAGCAGTAACACTGGCAGTGCAAAACCCTGACAAGTGGCATGCTATGATgaacaaaagcaacacatgtccacttcgtgtaaaatgcaaatcattCAGTAACTCATACACTAATAAGCAGTCAGTGCATGGATACTTAACATATACAAACCAATGCGCTAACAATTTTTTGTAGAAAACGTTTCTTCATTTGAACaaggggtgtccagagtgcagTCTGGGGGCCATTGgaagcctgcagcttgtttttttattgggccgcaGCACATGGTAGAAATATAATTAAACTAAAAAACTCCAGTAAAACTGTGGAACAAAATAGAGCTAAAGGCACTATGCAAAGGCAAAAAACTTGAATGTGGACACTTAACACTGGACAATGGGGGAGGACAAATCAATGGTTAAGTCCATTCATTGATTGATTGTTAGGAATTCTGTCTATTGTTGATTCAGTAACATGTCCTAAACATTAAGACACTAAATGGAGTGTGCTACTTTGCAGCAAACCAACAGGGGCGCTCTTTATTTAGTCTAAACATTCATTTGAGATGATTGCGctctttaaaaacaatattgttaCTTTCCCCCCATGGCTGATCAAGGAAATGTATGTAGATGCCTATTATAACTGCATCATATAATAAGCTTAGTAAAACTGTCTTACCAGTAACTCTGGTTTGGCTTTCAGTCGTGTTCTTCTGCAACTGGTGCAGCGTTACATCATGGCTTACGTCCACCGATGCTCCACAGAGATCCACCTCTGCTCTCAGTGAGGACGGGACACGTATGCACACCGCTCCTACATAACAGTAGAGTCAGTAAAAGGAGATCAGGATATAATATCGCATGCTTACCTTCCTGGCTGAGCATCTCAGCGCTTCCTCCATCTCCCACGTACACATCAATGTCTCCACTCTGAGAGGAAACCTTCAAGGACCCATTTGAACCAtctgcaacacacactcacatttgaCCCTTTCACATAAATTACTAGCATGATTGTGCCATGAGGGGATGTTTACCAATGTGTGTATCGCCTGTTGTGTTCTTCACTGTGGCGTCACCTTTGCACAAAATGAAGCACATCAAGTCAAAGAAAGATCTCAAAGGGGAAAGAACAAGACTCCTCTGTCTTTAGTCATTCCAGTAAACAAGATAATTGTTTCCATGTAAGATGACATGTGCTTCAGGAAGAGATTTACATTCTGTATGGGTGACGCATTATTTTTCTTCTGCGGGTTAGTGAATTTGGCTTTTATGGAGGCCTCCAAAACAAATTAAAGAAAAGTAATACGTATTAAAATTGTGACCACAACGTTCAATTCTGCCTAAATGACAGCTCTCGCTTAACTGAGTTTCTTTGTGAAAAGGGACACTACACTactatccctcgtttatcgtggttaattgcttccagacccgactgtgataagtgaatttctgtgaagtaggattcaatatgaataaactgaatattttcatagttaagacatagaaaacctgtttaggactgtCGAAATGCAAttgaccattattagagccctcaagacatgaaacaagacccctatagtcacctttacactcatattacccaatatagcatatataatcaaagaaaataagccatttaagacataaataagactcgtgcttgtgtgtgtttcaatgaaTGTCTTCCGggcatgtggacaggaagtgacgttgggaaTTCAGAACActggtgtgcaccaaacaagcagACAGGACATGGGTCTTGGTCTGCTTGCAATTGAACCCTGGTGTttggttcacttgagctcaaatgtgaaagCTACACAGACCAAAGACACCGagcagtgttaaaatgacagcaaaaagcatgcagaaatgacaaataggGGTGTCACTGTACGCTCAAATCATGAGACGAGAAGATACACGGTATTGGGTTCACGATAACGAGatgatattttaatattacttttaagaaaactacattgACAAAATATAGTAGTAGACAAACAAagcagtcacaaaacaatgcaggtacctttttaaatgttttataactttgcatgcacgacccaagcatgatgcttttaactgttgaacatttttccacaaattgaactAAAAATTATAAGTTGGAATAATGGTGGCAGTTGTAggtactactactaatcatttatctGTCACAtccaactcacaagacgagatgatATACAGTGggttgcaaaagtattcatagCCACGAGCATCACTCAATTTCTCGGCAAAGAACAAAGGAAAAGTGTGTTTCACCTGTTTGCATGAAAGGAAATagcacaaacatgacaaatgtaTCACTGTTTTTGTTCATGAGCACTCTTGCATTGCGCCATCACGTGCAAGTATGGTGAGATTTAATCTTGTATGCGTGATCCAAGGTGGCGGCGTAAACAAATCGGACTGTATTTTGGATGCCCAACAAGTGGGCAAACGCAAGCCAAGTCCAAATTTTTGCAAAACTTTtggttgttaaccaaaaaaactaacaaaaatctaaccggggcggacgttaaccgggGTACCACTGTAGTCCGAAATAGGCGCTACTATCACATTTTGACAGAAGTCATGTacagcgattgtgttttgaaCTACATCAGCTACTTgacatttgatcaaatttaagtaagtttgatcaaatgtagaattactacagcttctgcttggacattacaCCGCCACactgttgaactccgatgaggaaaaaaaagcacccaCAGAGTGacaagtgacgctgggaacaccgaggtaggttggactGCAAGGTGTATAGTGTGCATagagcacttaatgtgcacttccaTATTAAGTGTATTATCAGTCATAGTAGCAATGTCTGATTGACTGCCCTGTTCTTGCGAGACAACTTTTCTCTAAATGAGAAAtatagtcacattttaatctcgcaaaaTGTCAttacacgagatcttgtgacacccccagaCAAAGAGTTACGTCacaaaagctgcccaatcaagtccttaTTTTATGCCTATGTTCTTTACTGTGTAGCCTTTGGtgccatgacaaaaataccaatgTAAACTCTAAGCAAACCACACCAAATTGCACACCAAgtatcatcttttttttgttttgttttgtgctaCGAACCAGAATATTGGCCTAACCAACTGTTTAGAACCCTAAAGTGATGACAAACGCCTGTAAGCTCACCGTGTAAATGTCCCAGTTCCATTTTCCCCTTGCAGGAGGAGATGCAGCTAGACTCGGCATAGATGGCCTTGACCTTCAGATCGCCGAGTTCGGTGGAGAGTTTCATTGTGGTGCCCTGCAGCTTCTTGACATGTACCACCTGCACAATTCACCACCAGTCATGTAGGGAAGCAAGGCTAGTGCTGCCCCCTGATGTTTAACCAACAAACAACACTTAACACTGCCTCCTGAGGCGCTGATGTCCACATTGCCATGGATGGTGCCCACGCCTGTGACGTCTCCACCTGAACGCACCTCCACTTGATGACCCTAGAggagcaacacacatgagacaAGTTATTCTACTTAGTTTATGTTACTTTTACAACCTTGAATTGTGCTCAATGCAGAGATAAAACGAACTGTCTAAATGTATGGCTAAATCCTATTGAGACCCAGCAATGCGTTTCTGTCTTCTGTACGGGACAAGCATTTCaaatttaaaatgcaaaaacactcCAAAAGCTGTTGTGCTGTGAAGAGGACATCCTTGGCTTTTCAGAGGTGTGTGATTTGTTGGGGTTTGTCCTTGAAATAGAAGATACGTCTTCTTGTAGCATCATTCATAATATGAATAAAAGGTTTGGCATGAGCCATGACCCTAATGCCCGgtattagaaaatggatggctggattgtgcaggtgtaatTAATGAAGAGGCAAGTTACTGTTTTTATACCCACCTTGACTGAGTGCAGTATACAGTTGCCTCTCTCTGTGTGCACCTTGCAGATGTCACACTCCATATTCTTCACTTCGATATTACCTTTTCCGTGGGTACTAATGACGACATCTGagacacgcgcgcacacacacacacacacacattgcatcAGTGTGCTGACAATGATGAGAAAGCAATCTATGTACGGTAGTAAAGCGTACTCACTACTCTTAATAGGTGCAGATATGTAAACCGACAAGCTGCTGTCATCCCTCTCTGCCAAGACGAGCAGCTCCTTGCCGTGCTCATCATACTGGACGTGGAAGTCATCAACATCCTTCTCCTCGCAATTTGTAGAAGCTCCACTATGGACAGTGACGAAGGCTCGGTCAGCTTCAGGAAAGGCATGTGGGTCCAGAGGCTGGACAGAGATACTACAGCCGAGCCGTGCTCGTACCGTACTAAAGGGGCTCACTACCAGACTCCACTCCCTCAGTGTCCGGCTCAATTCGCCATCTTTTTGGGCTAACTTAGAAGAGGTGAAGAAAGACTGCCGTCGCTGAGGACAGCGCCTAATTAGGCTAGCAGTTCGACACAAGGAGCGGACAAGTCCAACGCCGCCTCGCTGAGCTGCCAAACtccagaacatgacagtaacttTCCAGCACAAGCTAATGTTATAACAGGTGCGTGTAGTCTTGTGAGGCGGCCATTGTTGTACTTACTGTTATGAAATGATCGCTTATAGGTAACTTCCGGTTGTAGTTTATGCCCTCTGACTACTGATTTTCACATAGATAGCTATGTTTCATGTAGCTATCTAGTCTTAATAGTGGAAATAATTCGTTTTACATATCTTActgactatttcaactttaaaacccaaaagaaaatgcatttatgTGTAAATTTCGCTTAAATATGACAGACCGGATATGGAAACTTGTGTAAGCGAAGCAAAGCCCCACCCCCAATCAGCCGTTTGTATGTCACCTACAATAGAACTCAGTTTTCAACCgcctacattttttaattacacaaacaaaattaaacatgTAGGTATCCATTTGATTAATCGTTTTTACCCATGCAAAAAGGTTAATCTTGCAAGAAGATCTCTGTCATTCGTTTTGATCCCGTCCCCATTCGGGTATTTTTTTGGCAAAGGTTTTGTCACTTCTCCGAACATCCTTGTTGTTAGGTTTAGTTTCTTACACGCCTCCATCTGATAAAATCAATATTACCATGGTCCATTAAATTATAGTAGCCAAAAAATAAAAGCCGTTATTTTCAGTGTTCCAAAACAATGGTACGTGGcctgacattattattattgttttaagttaagcggcttagaaaatcgatggatggatggatgtttaaagTGGGGggaaaggagggaaaaaaatcacagtcACTTTGTTCATTCGTCAGCTAGCACTTTAATTTGAAAAGAATGTTGGTCTAGAATGAAAAGTATCCAAACTtacaaaacataacaaaaatctAATCAACCTTCCAAACACTTTCATTCAACCATCATCTGATCACTAATCATatattactaatatatgttactGAATATATTAGTTAAacactatttttaaaaaggtcccATAAACTGTAAACACTATATACATCCTCAATGATCAACATTATCAACAAACAGTATGTATTGCAGAATCACATATTTCCACTAGGTGGTAGCATTGCGTCAAAGCAGGAGGGTCGTATGGTATTATGGCGTTACTGTTGAATGGTGTAATACAGAGAGTTCATGTCTTAAATTACTAATATTAACTCTTCACGGCGTAAAGTCGTTTGGTCTGATCATCATCCTGACTGTTTTAAAAGACTGTCTTTCATTTGTAGGATACAGCTCTGTGGAGATATTGTGCCAGGTCCCCCAATAGATCCCATCACGAACCCCCTtgtatttcccaatatagtaccTCCCGTTCAGGTTTGCAGCCATGCATGCATCGAACCACCAGCCAGAGCTGTAGTAAGCCCCGCAGTTCCCTGAAGGGTAGCGGTCATTGTCCCTGTCTGGGGTGGTGAAGGCCCGGTTGTTGTGGTTGTAGCTGGAGCTGAAGACAAGAGCATCTCCTGCAGTGCCGGAGTAACCCCCAACTGTCAACCTGTAGCGCATCCTTTCACTCGCCACCTTAAAGTGATCGTACTCTGCATATCCCACCACCCCGGAGAAATCCTGCAGCTCCACCCGCAGCATCATGTCCCTGTCGCGGGTCAACAAATGAATGTGTTGGTTTCCAAGCCAGAACTCCCCTCCGTTGAGAAGATCGCCAAAGCCGGATCGGTACTCTGCCCAGGTGCGGTTGAAGCTGACGCTGCCATCCTGTCGGAACTGCAAGAGGGTCCACCCTCCACCGTGAAGCTCCATGTCACAGAAGACTGggaagctgctgctgctgctatggAGGACATCAGGGGTCACTTGGTAGACTCCACTCTTCATTACCGTCTCGGTGAGCAGGTGGTCCGAGCAGTCTCTCCTCATAGATAGTGCACCTAAAGAGCATTTGATCAAAccttaaataacatttattggATGTGATCTAGCCATAAAATGTGGGTGGCGGTGCTGGTGCAGC from Dunckerocampus dactyliophorus isolate RoL2022-P2 chromosome 5, RoL_Ddac_1.1, whole genome shotgun sequence encodes the following:
- the fam185a gene encoding protein FAM185A, with translation MFWSLAAQRGGVGLVRSLCRTASLIRRCPQRRQSFFTSSKLAQKDGELSRTLREWSLVVSPFSTVRARLGCSISVQPLDPHAFPEADRAFVTVHSGASTNCEEKDVDDFHVQYDEHGKELLVLAERDDSSLSVYISAPIKSNVVISTHGKGNIEVKNMECDICKVHTERGNCILHSVKGHQVEVRSGGDVTGVGTIHGNVDISASGGSVVHVKKLQGTTMKLSTELGDLKVKAIYAESSCISSCKGKMELGHLHGDATVKNTTGDTHIDGSNGSLKVSSQSGDIDVYVGDGGSAEMLSQEGAVCIRVPSSLRAEVDLCGASVDVSHDVTLHQLQKNTTESQTRVTGYMNTDCPVEQRLKVTTERGSVSLRTQSWFESLKLRG